Proteins encoded by one window of Pempheris klunzingeri isolate RE-2024b chromosome 14, fPemKlu1.hap1, whole genome shotgun sequence:
- the LOC139213245 gene encoding ladderlectin-like yields the protein MKTALVLSVLLCAAFAAPAEHKEQAPEAAVEVPEEKIAAVPARVSEEEAAAPELRFNLCPDGWYSHNSRCFLFVNSPMSWYKAEEHCNALGGHLTSVRNPREYSFLQQITPSGQTIAWLGGFNLQGQWMWIDREGFYYTNWYSPSSSSSYPCTYLRTSNGWGNTQCGSQYRFICSKKPFSC from the exons ATGAAGACTGCCCTGGTCCTCTCcgttctcctctgtgctgcatttGCAG ctcctgctgaACACAAAGAACAGGCTCCAG aagcagcagtggaggtCCCAGAGGAGAAGATAGCTGCTGTACCTG cacgtgtgtctgaggaggaagcagcagcacctgaac tccGTTTTAACCTCTGTCCAGATGGCTGGTACAGCCACAACTCtcgctgcttcctgtttgtcaaCTCTCCCATGTCCTGGTACAAAGCTGAG GAACACTGCAATGCCCTGGGTGGCCACCTGACCTCAGTCAGAAATCCCAGAGAGTACAGCTTCCTCCAGCAGATCACACCGTCAGGACAGACCATTGCATGGCTGGGAGGCTTCAACCTGCAG GGCCAGTGGATGTGGATTGACCGTGAAGGTTTCTATTACACCAACTGgtactccccctcctcctccagcagttACCCCTGCACGTACTTACGCACCTCCA ATGGTTGGGGAAACACCCAGTGTGGCTCTCAGTATCGCTTCATCTGCTCTAAGAAGCCGTTCAGCTGCTAA